A stretch of Cupriavidus necator DNA encodes these proteins:
- a CDS encoding IclR family transcriptional regulator C-terminal domain-containing protein: MPQAEAAKKDELLESLSKGLALLRLFAGGAERLTMQDVAEQLDVTRAAARRLLLTLEHNGYVAQDGRHFALTPRVIELGYAYFASMSLPQVARPYLQGLCESLGESCSVGVLDAESVVLVAREEPRQLLRVDMALGRRMPAYAHSLGRVLLAGLDDDALEAYLAGATLRKLTPFTVSSRTALARTLRQVRTDGYCVLVSELVDGYAGISVPLRDQAGKPVAGLGFSMVLGSRDQAQLETRFLGPLREAAARIETILQAR; encoded by the coding sequence ATGCCGCAAGCCGAAGCCGCCAAGAAAGACGAACTGCTGGAATCGCTGAGCAAGGGCCTGGCGCTGCTGCGCCTGTTCGCCGGCGGCGCGGAACGCCTGACCATGCAGGACGTCGCCGAGCAGCTCGACGTGACCCGCGCCGCCGCGCGCCGGCTGCTGCTGACCCTGGAGCACAACGGCTACGTGGCGCAGGACGGCCGCCACTTTGCGCTGACGCCGCGGGTGATAGAGCTCGGCTATGCCTACTTTGCCTCGATGAGCCTGCCGCAGGTGGCGCGGCCCTACCTGCAGGGGCTGTGCGAGTCCCTGGGCGAAAGCTGCTCGGTGGGCGTGCTCGATGCGGAATCCGTGGTGCTGGTGGCGCGCGAGGAGCCGCGCCAGCTGCTGCGCGTGGACATGGCGCTGGGACGGCGCATGCCGGCCTATGCGCATTCGCTTGGCCGCGTGCTGCTGGCCGGCCTGGACGATGACGCGCTCGAGGCCTACCTGGCAGGCGCCACGCTGCGCAAGCTGACGCCGTTCACGGTCAGCTCGCGCACGGCGCTGGCGCGCACGCTGCGGCAGGTGCGCACCGACGGCTACTGTGTGCTGGTGAGCGAGCTGGTGGACGGCTACGCCGGGATCTCGGTGCCGTTGCGCGACCAGGCCGGCAAGCCGGTGGCCGGGCTGGGCTTCAGCATGGTGCTGGGCAGCCGCGACCAGGCCCAGCTGGAGACGCGCTTCCTGGGGCCGCTGCGCGAGGCCGCCGCCCGCATCGAAACCATCCTGCAGGCGCGCTGA
- a CDS encoding acyl CoA:acetate/3-ketoacid CoA transferase encodes MKVITAREAAALVQDGWTVASAGFVGAGHAEAVTEALEQRFLQSGLPRDLTLVYSAGQGDRGARGVNHFGNAGMTASIVGGHWRSATRLATLAMAEQCEGYNLPQGVLTHLYRAIAGGKPGVMTKIGLHTFVDPRTAQDARYHGGAVNERARQAIAEGKACWVDAVDFRGDEYLFYPSFPIHCALIRCTAADARGNLSTHREAFHHELLAMAQAAHNSGGIVIAQVESLVDHHEILQAIHVPGILVDYVVVCDNPANHQMTFAESYNPAYVTPWQGEAAVAEAEAAPVAAGPLDARTIVQRRAVMELARRAPRVVNLGVGMPAAVGMLAHQAGLDGFTLTVEAGPIGGTPADGLSFGASAYPEAVVDQPAQFDFYEGGGIDLAILGLAELDGHGNVNVSKFGEGEGASIAGVGGFINITQSARAVVFMGTLTAGGLEVRAGDGGLQIVREGRVKKIVPEVSHLSFNGPYVASLGIPVLYITERAVFEMRAGADGEARLTLVEIAPGVDLQRDVLDQCSTPIAVAQDLREMDARLFQAGPLHL; translated from the coding sequence ATGAAGGTGATCACCGCACGCGAAGCGGCGGCACTGGTGCAGGACGGCTGGACCGTGGCCAGCGCGGGCTTTGTCGGCGCCGGCCATGCCGAGGCCGTGACCGAGGCGCTGGAGCAGCGCTTCCTGCAGAGCGGGCTGCCGCGCGACCTGACGCTGGTGTACTCGGCCGGGCAGGGCGACCGCGGCGCGCGCGGCGTGAACCACTTCGGCAATGCCGGCATGACCGCCAGCATCGTCGGCGGCCACTGGCGCTCGGCCACGCGGCTGGCCACGCTGGCCATGGCCGAGCAGTGCGAGGGCTACAACCTGCCGCAGGGCGTGCTGACGCACCTATACCGCGCCATCGCCGGCGGCAAGCCCGGCGTGATGACCAAGATCGGCCTGCACACCTTCGTCGACCCGCGCACCGCGCAGGATGCGCGCTACCACGGCGGCGCCGTCAACGAGCGCGCGCGCCAGGCCATTGCCGAGGGCAAGGCATGCTGGGTCGATGCGGTCGACTTCCGCGGCGACGAATACCTGTTCTACCCGAGCTTCCCGATCCACTGCGCGCTGATCCGCTGCACCGCGGCCGACGCCCGCGGCAACCTCAGCACCCATCGCGAAGCCTTCCACCATGAGCTGCTGGCGATGGCGCAGGCGGCCCACAACTCGGGCGGCATCGTGATCGCGCAGGTGGAAAGCCTGGTCGACCACCACGAGATCCTGCAGGCCATCCACGTGCCCGGCATCCTGGTCGACTACGTGGTGGTCTGCGACAACCCCGCCAACCACCAGATGACGTTTGCCGAGTCCTACAACCCGGCCTACGTGACGCCATGGCAAGGCGAGGCAGCGGTGGCCGAAGCGGAAGCGGCGCCGGTGGCTGCCGGCCCGCTCGACGCGCGCACCATCGTGCAGCGCCGTGCGGTGATGGAACTGGCGCGCCGTGCGCCGCGCGTGGTCAACCTGGGCGTGGGCATGCCGGCAGCGGTCGGCATGCTGGCGCACCAGGCCGGGCTGGACGGCTTCACGCTGACCGTCGAGGCCGGCCCCATCGGCGGCACGCCCGCGGATGGCCTCAGCTTCGGTGCCTCGGCCTACCCGGAGGCGGTGGTGGATCAGCCCGCGCAGTTCGATTTCTACGAGGGCGGCGGCATCGACCTGGCCATCCTCGGCCTGGCCGAGCTGGATGGCCACGGCAACGTCAATGTCAGCAAGTTCGGCGAAGGCGAGGGCGCATCGATTGCCGGCGTCGGCGGCTTTATCAACATCACGCAGAGCGCGCGCGCGGTGGTGTTCATGGGCACGCTGACGGCGGGCGGGCTGGAAGTCCGCGCCGGCGACGGCGGCCTGCAGATCGTGCGCGAAGGCCGCGTGAAGAAGATCGTGCCTGAGGTGTCGCACCTGAGCTTCAACGGGCCCTATGTGGCGTCGCTCGGCATCCCGGTGCTGTACATCACCGAGCGCGCGGTGTTCGAGATGCGCGCTGGCGCAGACGGCGAAGCCCGCCTCACGCTGGTCGAGATCGCCCCCGGCGTGGACCTGCAGCGCGACGTGCTCGACCAGTGCTCGACGCCCATCGCCGTTGCGCAGGACCTGCGCGAAATGGATGCGCGGCTGTTCCAGGCCGGGCCCCTGCACCTGTAA